In the Hordeum vulgare subsp. vulgare chromosome 7H, MorexV3_pseudomolecules_assembly, whole genome shotgun sequence genome, one interval contains:
- the LOC123407215 gene encoding mitogen-activated protein kinase 12-like yields the protein MGGGNGIVDGFRRLFHRRTPSGSVLGSSNQSSAGEDSSELEAVEDLDLVGLRPIRVPKRKMPLPVESHKKNIMEKEFFTEYGEASQYQIQEVVGKGSYGVVAAAIDTRTGERVAIKKINDVFEHVSDATRILREVKLLRLLRHPDVVEIKHIMLPPSRREFQDIYVVFELMESDLHQVIRANDDLTAEHYQFFLYQLLRALKYIHGANVFHRDLKPKNILANADCKLKICDFGLARVSFNDAPSAIFWTDYVATRWYRAPELCGSFFSKYTPAIDIWSIGCIFAELLTGRPLFPGKNVVHQLDIITDLLGTPSSETLSRIRNEKARRYLSCMRKKHPVPLTQKFPNADPLAVRLLGRLLAFDPKDRPSAEEALADPYFASLANVEREPSRHPISKLEFEFERRKVTKDDVRELIYREILEYHPQMLEEYMKGGDQISFLYPSGVDRFKRQFAHLEEHYSKGERGSPLQRKHASLPRQRVGASNDSNNEQHISDQEMSAEPDAHGAVSPQKPQDAPGVGQNGLSPTSLSSRTYLKSASISASKCVVVNPNKQPEYDDAISEETEGAVDGLSEKVSKMHA from the exons ATGGGGGGAGGGAACGGCATCGTCGACGGCTTCCGCCGCTTGTTCCACCGCCGCACGCCCTCCGGCTCCGTGCTCGGCAGCTCCAACCAGTCCTCCGCCGGCGAGGACTCCTCGGAGCTCGAGGCCGTCGAGGACCTGGATCTCGTGGGCCTCCGCCCCATCCGCGTCCCCAAGCGCAAGATGCCGCTCCCCGTCGAGAGCCACAAGAAG AACATAATGGAGAAAGAATTCTTCACTGAGTACGGAGAGGCAAGCCAGTACCAAATCCAAGAAGTTGTTGGCAAAGGGAGTTATGGAGTGGTTGCTGCTGCAATAGATACCCGCACCGGCGAGCGGGTTGCGATTAAGAAGATCAATGATGTGTTTGAGCATGTCTCGGATGCCACACGCATCCTCCGTGAGGTCAAGCTCCTTCGGCTGCTCCGTCATCCGGACGTGGTAGAGATCAAGCACATAATGCTCCCCCCTTCTCGGAGGGAGTTCCAAGATATATATGTTGTTTTCGAGCTCATGGAGTCGGATCTCCATCAGGTCATCAGAGCTAATGATGACCTCACGGCGGAGCATTACCAGTTTTTCCTTTACCAGCTTCTCCGCGCTCTCAAGTACATCCATGGGG CTAATGTATTTCATCGCGATCTGAAGCCCAAGAATATACTGGCCAACGCAGACTGCAAACTGAAAATTTGTGACTTTGGACTTGCGCGTGTATCATTTAATGATGCTCCTTCAGCTATATTTTGGACG GATTATGTAGCAACAAGGTGGTACAGAGCTCCTGAATTATGTGGCTCCTTTTTCTCGAAA TACACTCCTGCTATTGATATTTGGAGTATTGGATGTATATTTGCCGAGCTTCTCACTGGACGACCACTTTTTCCTGGGAAGAATGTTGTACACCAGTTAGATATAATAACAGATCTTCTTGGAACTCCATCATCAGAAACCTTATCTCGG ATTCGAAACGAGAAGGCCAGGAGGTACTTAAGTTGCATGCGAAAAAAACATCCTGTGCCCTTGACTCAGAAATTTCCTAATGCTGATCCGTTGGCGGTTCGCCTACTGGGGCGTTTACTTGCATTTGATCCTAAAGACCGGCCTTCAGCTGAAGAG GCTTTGGCAGACCCATATTTCGCATCTCTTGCTAATGTGGAACGTGAGCCTTCAAGGCATCCAATTTCGAAACTTGAGTTTGAGTTTGAGAGACGAAAGGTGACAAAAGATGATGTTAGAGAATTGATCTATCGAGAG ATTTTGGAGTACCATCCACAAATGCTGGAGGAGTACATGAAAGGGGGAGATCAGATTAGCTTCCTCTATCCAAG TGGGGTTGACCGCTTTAAGCGGCAGTTTGCGCACCTGGAGGAGCATTACAGCAAAGGAGAACGAGGTTCTCCACTGCAAAGAAAGCATGCCTCTTTACCGAG GCAGAGAGTAGGTGCATCGAACGACAGTAATAATGAACAGCATATTAGTGATCAGGAGATGAGTGCAGAGCCTGATGCCCATGGTGCAGTGAGCCCTCAAAAGCCACAGGATGCACCCGGTGTTGGTCAGAATGGTCTGAGCCCCACCAGCTTGAGCTCGCGGACCTACCTCAAGAGCGCGAGCATTAGTGCTTCCAAGTGTGTCGTTGTCAACCCGAATAAACAGCCAGAG TATGACGATGCGATCTCCGAGGAAACGGAAGGGGCCGTCGACGGACTATCCGAGAAGGTCTCCAAGATGCATGCCTAG
- the LOC123407216 gene encoding probably inactive leucine-rich repeat receptor-like protein kinase At5g48380, which translates to MSDGMKKSLLSLMLLLSCCSTPCSGSGDEPDVRCLKSFLRSVVDPGGALTSSWNFDNTTKGYICGFTGVECWSADQPKVWSLRLSGLGLQGPFPRGLRDCASMTGALDLSGNSFAGPVPADISLQLPFVTSLDLSYNGFRGAIPPGMGKMEFLTHVDLGHNQLSGQIPLELFRLPFLASMNVADNSLSGPIPPFLQRFPASSFAGNDGLCGAPLDLCPASASREQISAGSSVGAAVGFVLGFVVAFYFPQWFVFSGRLHPYVFRFL; encoded by the coding sequence ATGTCTGATGGTATGAAGAAATCCCTCCTCTCGCTGATGCTCCTCCTGAGCTGCTGCTCAACGCCGTGCTCCGGCTCCGGCGACGAGCCCGACGTCCGCTGCCTCAAGAGCTTCCTGCGATCCGTGGTAGATCCCGGCGGCGCACTGACATCCTCGTGGAATTTCGACAACACTACAAAGGGTTACATATGCGGATTCACCGGCGTGGAGTGCTGGTCCGCCGACCAGCCCAAGGTCTGGTCGTTGCGCCTCAGCGGGCTGGGGCTCCAAGGCCCGTTCCCCCGGGGCCTGCGGGACTGCGCGAGCATGACCGGCGCCCTCGACCTGTCGGGCAACAGCTTCGCCGGACCGGTCCCCGCGGACATCTCGCTGCAGCTCCCGTTCGTGACGTCCCTGGACCTCTCATACAACGGCTTCCGGGGGGCGATCCCGCCGGGCATGGGGAAGATGGAGTTCCTCACCCACGTCGACCTTGGGCACAACCAGCTCAGCGGCCAGATCCCGTTGGAGCTGTTCAGGCTTCCGTTTCTAGCTTCGATGAATGTCGCCGACAACTCGTTGTCCGGGCCTATCCCGCCTTTTCTGCAGAGGTTTCCGGCGTCGTCCTTTGCCGGCAACGACGGGCTCTGTGGCGCTCCGTTGGATCTTTGCCCCGCCTCCGCGAGCAGAGAGCAGATCAGCGCCGGGTCGAGTGTCGGGGCGGCTGTCGGGTTCGTCCTGGGGTTTGTGGTGGCCTTCTACTTCCCGCAGTGGTTCGTCTTCTCCGGAAGGCTCCACCCCTACGTCTTCCGCTTTCTCTGA